The following DNA comes from Pedosphaera parvula Ellin514.
CATGTAGCTGGCGAGGCCGGCGGCGGTCATCGATTTCGATGCATTGTTGGCGCCAAAGTTTGAGTAAGCCAGAAAATTGCTGCCAAACTGAGTATGCCAGGTTGCGTAGTTTGTGGCCATGGTGCTTAACGTGGCGGCGTCGATCGTGCCGGTGCCATGCTGGTTCAGCTCGTCACCATATTGCAAGCTCACCAGATCGTTCGGGTGCTGAGTCTTCTCGTTATTGGTTAAGGGATTGCTGCCATCGGTTTTTATCCAACGGCTCCAAGGCATCGTCCACCCCAGCGTTTTTTCCGAGTTTGCATCATTCCAAGAATTGAAGGTGGTGAAGTTGGCACTGGCCCATACGGAATAGTTGGTGGGCGGGGCGGGAGTACTCGTGATAAAGGCCAGTGACTGAATCTGCAGACCACGGTTCAGTATGACCTGCCGTCCGTAGCCAAGACTTGCGCATGATGCATCCGTGGCGCCACCCCACAAGCTTAAGGCGCACAAAGCGCCGATGGAGAAAGTCTGGCTGAGTCTCATGCTGAGTTCTTTTTTTGGCGATGGCAAACGGTCGGGTCTGTCTTCAATCGGGGCGTGTCGTTCCTCCCTGTGGTGCCGGTTTGGTCGGCTCCCGCCTTCAGCATCACGGATTTTTTCTGTGTTGAATCAGGTGCCATATTGAAGATTTCAAATCGCAGAGTAAGGGGCTGTATTTCCATTAAAGCGTGATTAAAAGAGACGTTGCGATATTTGAGTGGGTTACAACGTTTTTCATACGGTTTGTGATGACTTTCATACGTTCTGGGGTACGTCTTGCGTGTGGAGAGATTTGATCAGGCTCACGCTGGGTGAATGGAATCATGGTTTTATTTATTAATTGTCGGTGAGGAAAAAGAAAAGTTAGATCCCGCTCATGCGGAGATGCTACGCAAGTGAACGTGCCTGGGGTTGGCTCCATGGGTCGCGTACTCGAGTTAAATTTAAAGAAGGTCTGAAATCACGAACCTGACGGAAAATTTTTGCGGCGTTGGCCGCGTACGCGGGTAGAGGCAGCGGATTGATTAGAATCCCGGGCCATGTCACGGAATCGACGCAGCGAGTTCCCTACCGATTAGAACGTGCCTGGCGGTTGGATTGGGAGTTCGGAAGTTTATTTTATGGTGAAGGGGCAGGGGCCATTGGGGCCGAAGAGGTGGAGGTATTCCCATTGGTTGGTGCGGTTGGGGACCTTGATGTAGGTTCGGGATTTCAAGGAGGCATCGCTGCCATCCGTGTAAACGTATCGGACGGTGAGGGCGCTTCCATTCTGGAGGAATTCGCGAGGGACAGAACCGAGGCAGTCGCCGCGCCCGTTGAAGAAGATTGCGGCTTGTTTTTCCAAGAGTTCGGTACGGGTGGTTCCGATTGTGGATTCCAGGGATTCATGGGCTTCTTTCCGCAACGGGGCGACTTCGGATTTGAGCGAGGGGATGCGGGCGAAGACATTGCCGGATTGGTCTGTTTGCGGTGGATCGACGCGTTGGATGTTTGCGGCTTCGAGGTCGCGGACTTTTTGGGTGAGGTTGTCATAGGTTTGTTCGACGGAGCTTTTTTCAGCTTCGGTGAAGCCGAGGAGTATGGCCATGTGTTCGTTGAGGTGATTGGTTTGGAACAAGCGATTTGAAATTGTGCGGAGGCGAGGCTGTCCGGGTTTGGGGTCTATCCGCTCAGAGGTGAGATCACGAATACGAACTGTTTTCAGAAGGTCTTTGTGCAAATAGAAATAGGGTTTGTTCGTGGGCCACCAGCCTTCGGATTGTGGATCGGGAAGCGGTGAGGCATCGGCGATGATGGTTGTGTCTGGCGTGCTTGAAATCGGATGAGCGTGGAGTTGGCGGAGGCGTTGCTTGAATTGGACGAGGCGGGTCTGGTCGCTCTCCAGAGCGGAACGTGTTTCGAGAATCTGGTGGGAGAGTTGGGCAATCTCCTGGTGCAGATTGCTGATGGATTGGCGTTGCCAGGCGGCGGCGCTGACAAGACCAACAACAGTGAAGAGAAAAAGGAGTGTTTTCATTTGTTCTTTGTGGGAGCATCCGGGATTTCGGGGTGAGCTTGTTGCCATTGGCGGAGGTAATCAACCAGTTGCGGAGGCATGGGCCGATCGATAAAGCCGCGCATGGGATTGAACACGCCCTCAGGAGCGGAGTTGATGACTTCCGAGATGCGAAGTTTGTCAATACTTTGCCACTGGGGGTGCTCGCCATTGTCAAATCTTCTGGCGAGGCTGACGCCTCCGGCTGGAAGAGGGGTGAGAACAATCATAGGCTGTGTTTTGCCGAAATCCTGAAAGAGGAGGAACAAGCTGCGATCCTGACCCGCCTGGTGAAAAAGTGCCTCCGTCCGTTCTTCGCCGATGAGTTGCACAACCCCTTCTACAAACTGATTTTTCAAGTTGGTATCAGCAGATTCGTCGAGCGTAGGGAGCGACCAGACACGGGTATCTGAGTTGGTTTTGACAAACGATGGAGTATTGGCGGGGAGAGCCTCAGGACCTTGGATGTGGGCCAGGGAGTCTGCATGCAAGGAGTATTGTTGCACGCCGGCTTGAACATAGGATTGGAGACGGGATTGTCCGTTGGCATCGAGTCCGAGGGCTTTCAGGAGAGTGGGGGAGAGATGGCCGTAGCCAGTAATGACCTTCTCTTCATCGCCTGGAATTGAGCCGAAGTCCCAGGAGGAATTGTGGCCGTCGAATGCGAGCCATGGGAGGCTCTTCTTTGGCACGCGGACGTAATCGGCGGATTCATCCCAGCTGAAGAGTCGGGGATCGAGATTGTTTGTGGAGATGAGAGCGCTGGGCGAAGTCGGTTGCGAATTGGCGCGGGCTAGGCGATTGGAAGCGGCTTTGAGTTGGCGCAGGATTTCAGATTCCGAGGTGGCTGCAAGGTCGCGTGAGGATTGCAGGGAAGCGAGGAGTGTTCGCATGCGTTCCTGTTCCTGATGCAGAGAAAATAATTGTGCGCCCTGCCAGAGAAGCGGTGTGAGCAACAGGACGGCACCTGCGAGAGCGAGGTGCACGCGATTCATGCCGAGGAGTTTTGCGAGGGCTGCAGTAATAATTGGAAGAGTGCCTGCTGAAGCCTTGGCGAGGGCGAACTGAGCGGCGGTTGCGGAGAGTCCAGCGGGCGCGGCCTGGGATGCGGCGGTGAGTGAAGCGGCAAAGGCAGCGGTGGCACCGACCACGAGACCGCGTTTGCGGAGGATGCCGGAGAGTTGGTCGAGGGCCTTGTCGACCCGCTTGCGGGCGGCGTCTTCGCCAATGCCGAGGGCGAGGCCGACTTCGCGATGATTGCGTCCTTCGAAGAAGCGCAGCAGCAGGGCTTGCCGATCCCTCTCAGGCAATGCGAGAAGGGCTTCGTCGAGGGCATCGGAAAGTGCGTGCGAATCTGCCGCGGGAGTTTTCATGGTGGTTTCCAGGGCGATGGCGGTTTGTTCGCGGCGTTGACGACGGGATTCGCCGCGCCACCATTGGCGGGCTTCGAACAAGGTGGTGTGATGCAGCCAGGCGGCGAGAGAGGTGTGGGATTGGAGCCAGATGGCCTTGCGGGCGAGGATCAGGAAAACGTTTTGGGTGATTTCCTCGGCAGCAGTGGCGTTGCCGGTACGGCGCAGGGCGGTGCCGAAGACAAGATTCGTATGCTGCTGAACGAGGGCGCGGAAGGCATCCTCCGAATGCTGATGGAGGTATTCCCTTAGCAGAGCTGAATCATTCATTTGAGTTGCCATTTCATCCTAAAGACTGCCGGGAGGGGGAGCAAACCGGAATGATTGAAAGGGTTTCAGATTGAAAGCTGAGAGTTGAAAGGCAGGTCGGGCAGAATTGAGTGAATTGTCGCGGGTGATAAATGAGGATTTTGCAACGAGAATTAAGCTTATTAAAGATATTTATTGAAATAGTTAGACTTCTTGCATAAAAGTGAGTTGATTGAGAATGCTCGTGAAAGAGTGTAGCTAACAGCACCTAACGGGCAGTTAATGGTAATTTCGGAATATTAAAATTTATATAGAAAGAGGGCAAAGGACGGGCAAAAGCGCAGAGGTGAGCGATAAGCCTCTGGTTTTAAGGCATCTGACGGGTTGCCGTTGAAGGGTGAATATCGCAGAATGTTATCGAGTCTATTAGATATATAGCACACAATGCTTCTTCAAATGGGTGCAGCTTATAGAGGAGTCTATGAGCGGGATCTGCCCTTAAAAAGAAGCAAACTAGCGAGCGATGTATGAAAAGCAGAAACTTTAGGAGGTGTCTTAAGCTTGGGGTGATATTAACCGTGGTGCCTTTGTTTTTGGCGTTAAGTTTGCGGGGACGTCAAACCAACACCGACTCTACAGAGGCAGTAGCCGATCTTTCCACGACCGAACCTGTAGTGTCGGTTAGCGACACGAATTCCAGCGACATGACAGTGGGGGTGGATGAGCCTGAGCCAGGCGAATTTCTGAGTGGCACGAACGCCGTGCCCGTTCCCGCGCCAAAACCTGCGGCGGCGAATGTGATGTTGAGTGGTGGCGCGGCAGAGGTGGCAAAGATGGCGCAATCGGGAGTGGATGAACAGGTGATGCTCGCCTTCGTGACGAATTATGCCAGCAAGTTCAATCTCGGTTCAGATCAAATCATTTACCTGAACGATTTGGGCGTGTCCGGGAATGTGGTGCGATCGATGATCCAGCGGGATTCGGATTTAAACACCTTGATAGCGCAAGGGCAGACGAATTTGACGCCGCAGGTTGAGACGAATGATTACGCGGCAACTAATCCGACGAATCTTTATTATCCGCCGAATTACACAGAGCAGCCGGCCACGCCGGTTGAGACTCCCCCCAATCCCGATTACGCGAACAACACCCCGGCTCCCTATGTGGATGGCGGGGACAACAGTTATTTCGATGACTCGCTGCAGCCGTATGGCAACTGGGTTTATGTGAGTGGTTACGGTCGTTGCTGGCAGCCGACAGTGTGTGTTTCCAATCGCGGTTGGCAGCCGTATTGTGACCGGGGTCGGTGGTTATACACCGATTGTGGCTGGTATTGGCAATCGGATTATTCCTGGGGCTGGGCACCGTTTCATTATGGGCGGTGGTTCTGTGATAACAATCGCGGTTGGATGTGGTGCCCGGGGAGAACGTGGGGACCCGCATGGGTGAGTTGGAGAAATTCGTCAGACTACTGTGGCTGGGCCCCATTGCCTCCGCAAGCGCATTGGTCAGGTCATGGGTTTCGTTATGGAAATCGGCCGGTGGGAGTGGGTTTCGAATTTGGTTTGCGCGCCAATCAGTATTGTTTCGTGCCCGTGGAGCGGTTTTGTGATTATGCGCCGTATCGTTACCGGGCTTCGGCGGGACAGTCGGCAAAATTTTACCACAACACAACGGTGGTAAATAACTTCACCTTTAAGGACCACAAAATCATCAATCAGGGTATTGACCCGAAGCACGTGGCAGCGGTGTCGCATACACAAGTGCCCACGGCCACGATCCAGGATACGCCTACGGGGCATGGTCAGCCGGCGCATGGGGAGCATTGGGCCAGAAATGGCGGGACGATTGAGGTGTTTCGTCCGCAGTTGCCGCCCAAGCCTGCCGGGCATCCAGCAAGCGGCGACGTGAAGGCTGGGGGAATTGTGCGTGGCGGGTTTGGATCGGGTCACACCGCAGCCGGTTCTGCAACGCAGCAACAGACTAAGCCAGTCATAGCTCCTCCGAAAGCCTGGGAAGCGCCGAGAACCGTGGTTGCCGGGAATCAACCAGCGACACCGGCAAAACCCACAATCCCCAATACGGCAATGGACACGAAGCCTGAAGCGGAACACGGGCACCATGGCTTGCCATCAAAAGGAACCGTGCCGATTGTGGTGAAGAAGGATGATCCAGCACCAACGACGGGTACCAGCGCTGGAACGAAAGCGCCAGTGCCATCTGCAAGCGCTCCGGCGAACCCAATTTACCTTAGCGGTGCAACCCATAATTCGCACGAAACCGTGCCGCCGAATTCATTGGTAATGATTGGTAAGAAGGATGCAAATCCCACAATTCCTCCAGCTACGAAGCCGGCTTTGCCAGCATTGCCCAATATGAATTTGGCGAATCAAACGGCTAACAATAGCGCGAGTTCTCCGACTCCGACGTGGCATCAACCCAATTCCAGTTACCAGCCGAATGTGCGTTATCATCCCAACACCGGATTGCCATCAACTGTAAATACGCTACCGAAGCCGACTGTTCCGCAGGCTTCTGCGAGTGCGAACCAGGCTGGCAATTATTACAATCCCGGCAACCGTTTCAATGGTTCCTCTGCAGCCATCACTGCGCCAAACACTGCGGTCGCACAGAATCAATGGGGTTCGCTGCCGCAGGCGACGCGTGCCGATCCATCAAAGGGGCAGGATTTCGGCAGGCCTTCGGGGCCTGCTTTTGGCAAGCCGTATTCGGCTGACCATGCGGCACCGAGCGTACCCCAGTGGACAATGCCAACGCGTCCTTCCACCAGTGTTTCCGGAGGAAATCATTCAGGAAATGGCTCTGCTGCGGCAGCCTCAACCTATCATGCCACGCCGTCCGCTCCAACGGTCCACTCGGCCTCGGCGGAAAGTCACTCGGCCCCGGCATCCTCTCATTCCTCCCCGGCACCCAGTTACTCGGCCCCCGTGCAGCATGCCGCTCCAGCAAGCTCAGGATCATCCCAGTCATCATCTTCCTCCTCCGGGAAGTCGAAGCCCTGAGCGCAGATAACCGCGTGGTTGCAAGCGAAAGCCTGTGTAAAACATCTGACAGGATATTGTGGCCAAAAGAAGTCTGAAACCGCTTTCTGCTTTGCAACCACGGTCTCTGTGGCACTATTAAGGCGTGGGCATAAGTATCCAGCAATTCAAGCAAATGAAGGAACGGGTGGACGGTTCCTCCAGTCGTGCGCCGTCGCCGGTCATGGGATCGGGGGTTCGCGGGCCAGCGAGCAAGCATCAAACAATTCTTGGCGTCGATCCCTCCCTGCGTGGAACGGGGTTTGGAATTATTCGGCTGGCCAAGCCGTATCCACAGACGCTGGTTCATGGAACCATTTCGTGTCCGGCTACCTGGGAGCATTCACGGTGCCTGGTCAAAATTGCCCAAACTCTCCGTGATGTAATCAAGCAGCACCAACCAACAGTGTGCGCCATCGAAGGCTTGTTTTTTGCTCAAAATTTGCAAACGGCGCTGATCATGGGTGAGGCACGCGGAGCTGCCATGGCGACGATTGGCGAGGCGGGATTGGAAATATTTGAAATCGCACCGCGGAAAGTGAAACAGGCGATCGTTGGTTATGGAGCGGCCCAAAAAATGGCCGTTGCCAAGATGGTCCAGCGCATGTTGCATTTGTCCGAACTGCCTGAACCCGATGCCGCAGATGCCCTGGCGCTGGCGCTCGCGCAAGCGCAGGATGGCGGTCGTTATGCCATCAACGCGCCAAAACGGATTTGAAAGCCGCCCTACTTTCGGGTAGTCACCCTGCTGCACAATGATCAATTTTTTACATGGCAAGTTAGTCGAGGCGCTGCCGACCCAGGTAACTGTCGACGTTAATGGCGTGGGCTATGAAGTGCTTATTCCGCTCTCATCGTTCGACAAACTCCCTCAGCCCGGCGGTGAAGTGAAGCTGCTGACGCATCTGGCCATTCGTGAAGATGCGCACGTGCTTTATGGGTTCATGACTGCGGGTGAGCGGGAAATGTTCCGCTTGCTCATGAACACGGTTACCGGCATTGGCCCTAAACTGGCCCTGAACATTTTAAGCGGGATGAATGTCACCATGTTAAGGGGGGCTGTCTCCAACGGTGATGTTAAATCACTTTCGCAAATTTCCGGTGTGGGCAAGAAAACCGCCGAACGCATTGTGGTGGAGTTGAAGGACAAGATGGGAGCCGCCGGCGCATGGGAGGCTGCCAGTGCACAACGCAGCCTGTCTGAGCCTGATCAACGGGTGAATGACGCGGTGCTTGCCTTGATGGCGCTCGGCTTTAAACAACCCGAGGCACATGACACTGTCCGGTCGGCCCAGGTTCTGTTGGGCCAGCAGGCGACAGTGGAAGATTTGGTGCGAGCCAGTTTGAAGAAAGGGGCGTGATGACGAGGGTCGCGGTTAAATCCTCTGGTGTGGTGGTGCCTCATGCGCCCAAGTGGTATCAGCGGCTTGGGGCATTTATCGTGTACCTGCTTATCCGCGCTGTTTCATTAACCATCCGCTTCAAGCGCATTGATCGTTCCGAATATTACGAGGGCAAGGAACCAGGCCCCAGTATTTATTGTGTCTGGCACAATCGACTGCCACTTTCGATGTATTGTTATTATAGCTACATTAAAAAGTACAACCGTAGCGAAGGTTTGGCCTCGATGGTGAGCGCGAGCAAGGATGGGGGATTTCTGGTGGGTGTGCTCGAATGCTACGGCGTTCAGCCCATTCGCGGCTCCAGCAGTCGGCGTGGCGCCCAAGCCTTGCGCGAACTCACATCGTGGGCGCGCAGAGGTTATGATTTGTCAATCACTCCCGATGGACCGCGCGGACCTTGTTACCAGGTACAGGAGGGGATCGTTGCATTGGCACAATTGACCGAATTTGCGATCATGCCGGTTACCTACAACCTAAGCTGGAAAATCACGTTGAATAGCTGGGATAGATTCCAAATACCGCTGCCATTCTCCCGTTGCGAAATCATTTACGAGAAACCGATTCGCGTTCCCCGCAGCGCCACCGAATCCGAGCGCGAAACTTATCGTCAACAATTGGAGCAGGTGCTCAGGGGCATATCAAAGGATTGAGTTCCCGATATGAAAATTCTCTATGTCGAAAATCATTCAATCTTTGCGCAGCAAGTTATAAATTTGTTTCTATCCGAACATAAGGTAACGGTCCGCCCCAGTCTGGCTCAAGCCAGGCAGGAACTCACGGAAGAGTCTTATGACCTGCTGCTAATTGATTACGATCTGGATGATGGCAAAGGAACAGAGCTGGTTATTGAGCTTCGCGAAAAAGCTTCGGCCCTGTTTATCATAGCAGGCTCTTCGCATGAGGCCGGAAACCAGGCCTTGCTTAAGGCCGGCGCCAATGCGGCCTGCAGCAAAATGGAATTCAACAAAATTGCCGAGGTGATTCGGCGTGTTCAGGCGCTAAATTAAATTAAAGAAGCTGTGAAGTGCTGCTTGATTCTATTTCGATGAAAATCCGGACCGGTAATGCTCGTAACGTTGCGTTACCGATTTGACATAATTTTTTGTGCTGGGAAAACCAATCTGCTCGATGAAGGCCTGGCTGTTCGTGGCGGCGGCACCGTGTCCCCATTTCAGGACATTGCTTCTTCCTGCATTATAGTCAGCCAAGGCATAAGGCAGAGGATTGTCCGTCCTGGCATATCGTTTGAGCAGTTTCTGCAGATACCAGGTACCCGCGAGAGTATTGGTGACGGGATCAAAAAGATGCTCCGGGTTGAGGTTGCCCAAATGTTCAGCATCGGTCCAATCCTTGCCCGCGGCTTTCGGAATGATCTGCATCAAACCGATTTCTCCGGCCCGGCCGGTCAGTCCCGGATTGAAACAGCTTTCCCGCCATACCACCGCTTTAACAAGCGCCGGGTCAACGCCATAGTGCGCAGCGGCGCTAAAAATCGGCCCATCCTGGCTATGTTCACGCCAATTAAACCAGCGCCAAAAGCCAATGAGCCCGCCCAAAAGCATTAGCAACGAAATTACGATGGCTGCAGGCCGTTTCACCTCCCTCTTGTACCGAAGGCGGGGCGTGAACGGGAAGCGAAAAACGAACGCTTCCAGCCTTTGCGAATCCCTGTTTTTAAACTATCTTGGTGCCGATGATCGCTCGCGTGACCTTGGAAATTGCCCTCCGCAAGGAATTCGACTACCTCATCCCCTCGGAATTGGCAAGCCAGGTGGATGTGGGAAGTCGTGTCCAGGTTCCGTTCGGTGCGCGCAAAGTTTTGGGCTGTGTGACGGCGATGGCGGAGGAATCGGCTCATGCGAATTTACGCCCCATCCTCAAAGTTATAGGAGCCCAAACACTGGTCACTCCCAAAATCCTCAAACTGGCCCGCTGGATTGGTGAATACTATTGCTGTCCGCCCGAGATCGCCCTTAAGAGCGTCCTGCCTGACGCCGTCCGCAAGGAACAGGCCGGATGGCGCGAGCGTTTATTTGTAAGGGCTTTGCCTCAAACTGAGCCATTACCCAAGCTGCCCAAACGGCAGCAAGAAGTTTACCGGATACTGGAAGAGCGAAAGGAATTGCCGTTACAGGAACTCATTGATCTTGCTGAAACCACGGCAGCGACGGTGCGGAGTCTGGAGGACAAGGGCCTGGTTACGATCACCACGGAAATCTCGGAACGCGACCCCTACGCACATGAGCATATTTTGCCTTCACAACCGCTGCCGCTGAATCCTCAGCAGGCCCGCGCGCTAGAGCGGATCATTGCCGCCATGGATGGCCAGCAAGCCAAGCCATCAACTGCCAGCGCCGGTGACATGACGCCGGTTTCCAGTTCAAATAATTTTCGGTTGCAGTCTGATGACGTCCCGCAGACGGAACCGAAGAATGCCAGCTCTGTTTTTCTGCTGCATGGCGTAACCGGCAGCGGCAAGACCGAAGTGTATTTGCAAGCCCTGGCCCATGCGTTGGAGCAAGGGAAGGGCGCGATTGTGTTGGTGCCGGAGATTTCCCTCACGCCGCAAACGGTGGAGCGATTTAAAGCGCGCTTCAGTTCCGGCCCGCTGCAAACGTTGGTGGCCGTTTTGCACAGTCATCTCTCAGCCGGCGAGAGGCATGACGAATGGCATAAGATTCGCCAGGGGCGCGCACGGATTGTCATCGGCGCACGCTCGGCGATTTTTGCGCCGGTGGATCCGTTGGGCTTGATCATCGTTGATGAGGAGCATGAGCATACCTACAAACAGGAGGAGTCGCCGCGCTACCATGCGCGTGACGTGGCGATTGTTCGGGGTCGAATGGAAGGCGCCACAGTGGTGCTGGGTTCGGCGACGCCCTCCATGGAAAGTTTTTATAATTGCAGCCGGGGGAAGTACATTTTGTTGGAAATGCTGGAACGGGTGGACGCCAAAAAGATGCCTTTGGTACGCGTGGTCGATATGAGGCAGGCAATGCGCAAGGGCAAGAGCATTCCCATTTACTCCCCGCAGTTAAAGGAAGCAATTCAGCAGCGCTTGGAACGCAAGGAGCAGACCATTTTGTTTTTGAATCGTCGGGGATATTCCACTTCACTCCAATGCCCTCTGTGCGGATTTGTAGCGCAATGCCCCAATTGCAGTGTTTCGTTGACCTATCATCGACGCGCGCAAATTCTTTGTTGTCATGTCTGTGGTCACACCGAGCCAGTTCCTTCCTTCTGCCCGGGGCCAAAGTGTGGCAATCCAGACATTCGTTATGCCGGCTTGGGCACCGAAAAGGTGGAAGACACATTGCTGAAGCTTTTCCCACACGCACGCATCAAGCGGATGGATTCCGACACGCTCAAGAAGAAGGATGATTACCGTCGAATTTTGGGAGACTTTCGGCTGGGTAAGATCGATATCCTGGTCGGCACGCAAATGATTGCCAAGGGACTGCATTTTCCCAATGTGACTCTGGTAGGGATTGTTTATGCCGATATGGCGCTGCATCTTGCCGATTTTCGCGCCGGGGAACGCACGTTCCAACTGTTGACGCAGGTGGCTGGCCGCGCCGGGCGCGGAGACATTGAAGGGGAGGTGTTCGTGCAATCCTTTACGCCCTTTCATCCGGCGATCCAATATGCCCGGCGTCACGACTTTGCCGGATTTTACGAGCAGGAACTTGAGTTTCGCGAGCAGTTGAAATATCCGCCGGTAAGTCGTGTGGCAATGCTCACCTTGAAAGGTCGTAACGAAGAGAAGGTGAAACTATCTGCGGACCATTTGCGACGTGAGCTTGAAAAGGCATTGGCTGGAATCAAGGAGCTCATTATCGCCGGCCCTGCTCCCGCTCCGCTGGCGCGAGCAGAGTCGCTTTACCGTTATCAGATAATGCTGCGCGCGCGTCAGATGTCAGAAGTGAGCAAACGCCTCGCTGTGATGAATCAATCGCTGTCGCTGCCGGAGGACGTTTCACTGTCTATTGATATCGATCCGGTGAACCTCGCTTAAATCAAAGTTCAAAGGGGACATCGCACATGTCACGCATCCGTCTCTCCTTTGCGCCCGGCATTGTATTGAAGAATATTAATTGCGCTTCGTTGATCTTAAACCAAATATCAGAGCTGACTTGAAACGATTTTGACTGGAGTGCCAGATCACAAGGAGGGTGAATGTTGAAAATGTAAGTAAAACGTTCCTCATCGCTCTTCAATCCTTTTCTGGATGCGTCGTTTCGTTCCATAATTCAAAAGCCTCAAACCATTACTAATTGACCTTCGCAGCTTTGACAATCTCTTCCACCAGCTCATCACTCGTCCACTGATTGCCTGTAAAAATCTTTTGCACCTTGCCCTGGGTGTCGATGACGACGGTGCGGAGATTGTGAGTGATGCTGCCACCTTCATTGCCGAACTTTTCGCCTACCTGGTCGGCAATCGCCGTGGTTTCCACAATATCGCCGCTCACAAAATTCCAATAATTTGAATCGTGATAATAACGGTTGGCATAGGCCTGCAAAGTTGCTGGTGTGTCCGATTCAGGGTCGAAGGAAATAGAGAGCAAATGCCAGTTGGTGGGGGCATTAGGCGTGGAGAGCAATGTCCTTTGGGTTTGGGAAAAGTTTTTGGACATCAAAGGGCAGAAATTGGGGAGAGGGCACTTGGTAAAGATAAAAGTGAAGGCCAGCGCCTTGCCCTTGAAATCGGCAGTGCTGACAGCTTGCCCCATCTCGTTGGTAAAATGATAGGCGGGCAGGGGATCGCCTATATTCAAAGGCTCCACATCGCGAACGATGTGGAAGGTCGAAGCTCGGGACGGCAATTCCGATGTCTTGGGAGCCACGTCCAGTTTCTTGACCTGATCGATCCACGCGTCGTCTCCGGCCACGACGAGGCGGAATGAGATAACGTCGCCCGATTTTAAGTCGTGCAGTTCGTTGGTATTTTTAACGTCAAACGGCATGGTCATCGCCGGCATATAGTTGGTGCCAGAACTAGTAACCGCTTCATGCTTGATGACGGCAGATTTGCCATCCGCCTTGATTTCCTT
Coding sequences within:
- a CDS encoding SCO family protein yields the protein MVRWIQTLIFALLPLALASCSEKAPAPTKETVNVSTNQQFYEVKGVIKEIKADGKSAVIKHEAVTSSGTNYMPAMTMPFDVKNTNELHDLKSGDVISFRLVVAGDDAWIDQVKKLDVAPKTSELPSRASTFHIVRDVEPLNIGDPLPAYHFTNEMGQAVSTADFKGKALAFTFIFTKCPLPNFCPLMSKNFSQTQRTLLSTPNAPTNWHLLSISFDPESDTPATLQAYANRYYHDSNYWNFVSGDIVETTAIADQVGEKFGNEGGSITHNLRTVVIDTQGKVQKIFTGNQWTSDELVEEIVKAAKVN
- the priA gene encoding replication restart helicase PriA, whose translation is MIARVTLEIALRKEFDYLIPSELASQVDVGSRVQVPFGARKVLGCVTAMAEESAHANLRPILKVIGAQTLVTPKILKLARWIGEYYCCPPEIALKSVLPDAVRKEQAGWRERLFVRALPQTEPLPKLPKRQQEVYRILEERKELPLQELIDLAETTAATVRSLEDKGLVTITTEISERDPYAHEHILPSQPLPLNPQQARALERIIAAMDGQQAKPSTASAGDMTPVSSSNNFRLQSDDVPQTEPKNASSVFLLHGVTGSGKTEVYLQALAHALEQGKGAIVLVPEISLTPQTVERFKARFSSGPLQTLVAVLHSHLSAGERHDEWHKIRQGRARIVIGARSAIFAPVDPLGLIIVDEEHEHTYKQEESPRYHARDVAIVRGRMEGATVVLGSATPSMESFYNCSRGKYILLEMLERVDAKKMPLVRVVDMRQAMRKGKSIPIYSPQLKEAIQQRLERKEQTILFLNRRGYSTSLQCPLCGFVAQCPNCSVSLTYHRRAQILCCHVCGHTEPVPSFCPGPKCGNPDIRYAGLGTEKVEDTLLKLFPHARIKRMDSDTLKKKDDYRRILGDFRLGKIDILVGTQMIAKGLHFPNVTLVGIVYADMALHLADFRAGERTFQLLTQVAGRAGRGDIEGEVFVQSFTPFHPAIQYARRHDFAGFYEQELEFREQLKYPPVSRVAMLTLKGRNEEKVKLSADHLRRELEKALAGIKELIIAGPAPAPLARAESLYRYQIMLRARQMSEVSKRLAVMNQSLSLPEDVSLSIDIDPVNLA